Part of the Methylomonas sp. AM2-LC genome, AAACCATAGCCAATGATGCGCAACGTTTTAATTTACATGTTTATGGAGCTGGCATTAATGCGCCTTTACTATCAAGCTATGCGAATTTATCGCTACAAGCCACTGATGCACAGTATGTCAGCACTGTAATCGCCAATAGCGCTGATATTATTCAAGTTACTGTCAACAATGCCAGTAATGCGCCGGTAGCAGGTGATTATCTGCTGGCAAACGGTAGTGATGGCAGTGTGTTAAATCCGGGTAGTGCACAATTCCATGCCGCCTTAGCAGGAGATGGCGTTAATACCGGACTATACTTGTTAACAAAAGTCGATCTGTTTAATTTATTGGTGGTGCCGGGTGAATCCGACCCGGTTACCGTGAATACGTTACAGGCTTTTGCCAAACAAAACACTGCATTTCTAATTACTAGCTCTGCCAGTACGGATACCTATGCCAACCTGAGTCAAAACGCTTCCCCTGATAGTCGCTTAACGGGTGACAACGCCTGCAACGCAGCTTACTATTTTCCGTGGATTAATGCGCCTGATCCTCTGCAACAAAATAATTTACGCGCATTTCCACCCTGCGGTTTTGTGGCTGGTATTTATGCACAGATTGACAGTAATAACGGCGTATGGAAAGCTCCGGCTGGCGTTAATGCCAGCATTCGCGGTAGCAGCTCATTGCTTGAAACGCTTAATGATCAGGAACAAGGCGTATTAAATAATAAAGCGATTAATTGTCTGCGCAATTTTCCCAGCTATGGAATGGTGATTTGGGGGGCTAGAACCTTACAGGGCAGTAGCAGTCAGAGTTCGGAGTGGGAATATATTCCTGTCAGACGCACGGCCTTATTTATCGAAGCCAGTGTGAAGCGTGGTTTACAGTGGGTGGTGTTCGAAATCAATGCGGAACCGTTATGGGCGCAAATCCGCTTAAGCATTTCAACATTTTTGGAAACACTGTTTCAGCAAGGCGCATTTCAGGGGCAAACACCACAACAGGCCTATTTTGTAAAATGCGACCAGACTACTACCAGTCAGACTGATATTAATCAGGGCTTGGTGAATATTGTAATTGGATTTGCGCCATTAAAACCCGCTGAATTTATCGTAATCAACTTGCAACAAATTGCGCTGAAGCCTGCACCTTAATCATACAGTCTGCGCAATTATGCTTAGCATCCCTTTTTAGAAACGTTCCCGTGGTAAAGATGCTGAGCAAGTTGACTATCAAGACTACCATTAAGACTGATGAATGTGAGTAGAATGCACAATCCGGCTCACCCTGGCGGGTTATTGCGGGAATGGTTGCCTGAAAACATGTCAATAAGCGCTACATCTAAACAATTGCAAGTTTCTCGGGTAACGCTTTCAAAGGTGCTGAATGGCAAATCCGGCGCAACGGTAGGTAAGGCATTGCGGCTTTCGGCATGGTTAAATACATCCCCGGAAATTTGGCTTAATATGCAAACACAATGGGATTTATGGCAAGTACAACCACCACTCCGAAGAGAATGCCATTAGATAGATAAACAGTTTAGTAAGCTATAAAACTTGGCCTACATCTGATATAAGGTGACCTCATTAGCGGTTTAGTCCTACGACCCCAAAGCGACATTTACAGCTTTGCGCTCAATGTCCGCTAGAATTTAATGAGCTGCCTTTCAACTTAAAGTTTTTGTTAAACACGCTCTTCATCTCGCAGAGTCAGAACTTCATAGCCATCTTCTGTAACCGCAATAGTATGTTCCCATTGTGCAGAGAGCTTTTTGTCACGAGTAACAACTGTCCAACCATCACGCTTTGTTTTAATTTTAGCTTCGCCTTGGTTGATCATTGGCTCAATTGTAAAAGTCATACCTTCTTGCAAAACAATTCCGCTATTCGGTTTTCCGTAATGTAAAACATGAGGTCCTTCATGCATTTCTTGACCAATACCATGACCACAGTATTCACGTACAACTGAATAGCCTTGTGAAGATGCAAATTTTTGTATAGCGTAACCAATATCACCAAGTGTTGCTCCAGGTTTTACAGCACGAATACCATGCCACATAGCGTCGTAAGTTTTATTAACTAGCCTTTTGGCTATAGGTGAAGCATCCCCGACTATGTACATTTTACTTGAGTCGGCGATAAAATCATTTTTTTCGAGCGTTATATCGACATTTATGATGTCGCCAGACTTAAGTAATTGGGTAGCAGAAGGCATGCCGTGACAGACAACATCATTGATTGATGTGTTTATAACAAAAGGAAAATCATATTGTCCTTTACTGGCCGGTCTTGCGTTTAATGTGTTGGTAATAAAATCTTCAACCAAATCATTTATTTCCATGGTTGAAATGCCAACTTTGATGCGTTGATCGAGATAAGTAAACACAGATGCGAGCAAACGCCCTGATTCACGCATCAATTCAAGTTCCTTCTCATTTTTTAGGATAACACTAGCCATTGCTAACCTCAAATAACCCAACGGAAGCAAGGCTTAGTTGTTCTCGTAAAATCTCTGTGTAAGTCATGTTGGGATGTGTTTCAGCTAGCATGCCGATTTTTATCCAAAACTCAGCCTGAGAATTGATAGAGCGAACCATTGTGCCACTGGCTTTCCGGATCTCTTCATGTAGTTCATCACTGATTTTAACGATACCCATAACTACCTTTAATATACGAAACGTATATGAATTGTATATTATCATAAAGATGATCACAAGAGTTTGCAATGGACGGTAAACGTTCGAGCTAACCAGCTTGCCGTAGTGGGTCCGGTCGTTGAGCGCAGGTAGGCCTAGATCTTTTTTACCCGTGCCGCACAGGAAAGGAGGAGCCTGACTTCTTGGCACATGTGACCCGTGCGGGTGTAGACATACGGTGCCGATCCGAACGATCAAAGAAGCGAAAAGTCTGCTGGATTTTTGATCCAAGTCGAATCATTGACGGCAATGAGTCAGTTTTCGACTGGTGTTGACAACGGTACGTTTTAAAAACAAAAGCCGTTTTGATTTACATCCTTAAAATACATATAACCAATTAATTTACCCCCAACCGATAATTCGCGACAACCATCCAGATCGCATTAGATTCAGGGTAATGTTCTGTATAGTCTTGTCGCAATACTGCTAAGTCTATTACGAATTATTCAGCCTTTATGCATGCCCCCCCATTAAATTGATTATTTGATTTGAAGGGTGCTATACAAACTTATATTTCAATATTTATTGAAATATAAAAATATATATTTTATCATAGCCTCAGTTATCAACTTTTTCTCACAGCTATCAAATCAATTTAACCATGCATGTTTTATTTCTTTGTACAGGCAATTCCTGTCGCTCAATCTTAGCTGAAGCGACTTTTAATCACCTAGCCCCAACGGGTTGGCGGGCATTGAGTGCTGGTAGTAAACCTACTGGCCAAGTGCATCCACACTCATTGGCTTTACTTGCAAGCGAAGGAATTTCTACCGAAGGCTATTTCAGTAAATCCTGGCAGGATTTGCCCGTCACGCCGGATATTGTCATTAGTGTGTGTGGCAATGCGGCTAACGAAACTTGTCCGGCCTATTTAGGCCCGGTAATGCGTAGCCATTGGGGTGTTGAAGATCCGGCGCATGTAACGGGTAGCGATGCAGAAATTGATGCGGCTTTTATGCAGGCTTATGGCATTTTGCGTTATCGCATAGAACAGTTTTTGGCTTTGCCTTTAACTGCTTTACAAAATGATCAAGCGCAACTTAAAAAGGAACTGGATCGTATTGGTGAGTTGTTGCCTTAAATACAACTATCCATTTGGGTTATTAAAAACCAACATAATTTCTGAAGGATGGATAGTTAGCAAAGTTTGTAACTATGCAGCGTAGTTTTTTTCAATTAAAACTAATTGACTATAAACAACGTGAAGCGCATCGGTCGCGAATGATGCGCCTCCTGACGTCGGCACATCCTATCCAGGCTTACTTTTACGGTGAGTAATTACCAAAGTTTATTTATTACCCAACTTATAGGTTAAATATGGAAATATCATCAGCGGTGATTATCCTTGCTGCACTCGCACAGGATTCCCGCTTGGCTATCTATCGCACCTTAGTGCAGTCAGGCCCACAGGGCATGGCTGCAGGCAAGATTAGCGAGGCCACGGGTATACCGCCCTCCTCGCTGTCTTTCCATATGAAAGAACTGAGTATTGCCAATCTGGTCAGCTCGCGCCAAGAGGGTCGCTTTGTTATTTATGCGGCCAACTTTGCCACGATGAATGCCTTATTGGCCTTTATGACTGAAAACTGCTGCGGGGGCAATCCACCTGTATCGTTAGAATGTCTAGCCTGTCCACCCAGCCAAGACTAATACGATAAAAATGCGGCAGTCGCTTTACATGTTTCTTTGTCACTATTTACCGCCTGCATAGGATATGCCGACGCCAGGAGGCGCATCAATCGCGACAGATGCGCTTCACTTTGCTCAGCTTACCCTATAGGCCATTGATTATAATTGCACTAAAACTGCGCTGCACCGTTAGCGTTTCTTTATCTATACATTTGATACAGGATAAATTTATGAATCTGTTTGAACGCTACCTTTCGTTATGGGTCGCTCTTTGCATTTTGGCTGGTATTGGTTTTGGGCAACTATGGCCTGAGGTATTTCAGAGCATAGGTAGCCTTGAATATGCGCAAGTCAATTTGCCAGTGGGTATATTGATTTGGGTGATGATTATTCCCATGTTGATTAAGGTGGACTTTACCGCCTTGCATCAGGTCAAAACTCATTGGAAAGGGATAGGTGTTACCTTATTTATCAATTGGGCGGTTAAACCCTTTTCCATGGCCTTACTGGGTTGGTTATTTATCCGACACATTTTCGCATCCTATTTACCTGCCGAACAACTGGACAGTTACATCGCTGGATTGATTTTACTAGCGGCAGCACCGTGTACCGCCATGGTGTTTGTGTGGAGTAAGCTGACCGATGGTGATCCTTTATTCACGCTGACTCAAGTGGCATTAAATGACACCATCATGATATTTGCCTTTGCGCCCATCGTTGCCTTGTTACTCGGCATATCGTCGATTAGCGTTCCTTGGGATACGCTATTAACTTCGGTACTACTGTATATCGTGATACCAGTGATACTTGCCCAGCTTTGCCGAAAATTATTGCTAAAAAAAGGCGAAACTGCTTTCGCTACGGTTATGCAGCACTTGGGGCATTGGTCGATGGCGGCCTTGTTAATTACGCTAATACTATTGTTCGGTTTTCAGGGTGAAGCGATCATTAAGCAACCCCTAGTCATTGCCATACTTGCCGTGCCGATTCTGCTTCAGGTGTTTTTTAATGCCAGCCTGGCCTATTGGTTAAACCGTAAAGTGGGTGAAAAACATAATATCGCCTGCCCATCAGCGCTGATTGGTGCCAGTAACTTCTTTGAATTAGCCGTTGCTACAGCCATTAGTTTATTTGGCTTTGATTCTGGCGCGGCATTGGCCACAGTGGTTGGCGTATTAATTGAAGTACCGGTCATGTTGCTGGCAGTTGTGGTCGTCAATGCCAGCAAACAATGGTACGAAAATGGTTAAACAGGATAAATACAAGTCGAATTATTCTTCAACGGTAGCGCTATTACTCTTAATAAAAAATCGATACAATAGTGCACCGGCAGCAAAGCCACCCAGATGCGACCACCAGGCTGAACTGGTGGCTGCGCCAGCAAACATTGCCGCTGTGCTAATTTCCTGTAACTGCAAGATAACCCAAAAGCCTAAAAAAGCTACCGCAGGTATTTCAAAGAAAAGCGGATAGAAAAAAATTGGCACTAAAATTAATACTTTGGCATACGGGAAGCGGAAAAAGTAAGCGCCCAACACCCCGGCAATGGCACCAGAAGCACCGACTACGGGTATCACCAGTTCCTGCGAAAAATACCATTGAGCATAGGTGGCTAGAAAACCGCACAATAAATAAAACACTATAAAACGACCATGCCCCATCAAATCTTCTATGTTGTCGGCAAAGATCCATAAGAACACCAAATTAAACAGGATATGCAACCACCCGCCATGTATAAATAAACTGGTAATAAATGATAGATAATAATCGTAAGGTAGCCCAAAATCGTAAGCCCACGCTCGATGTGTGTAGCGGATTGGCACCATGCCATATAAATACAGGATACGCTGTGCCATGTGGTCTGGCATTATCAGCATGGCCAAAAACACGACTACGCAGACCACCATGATAGCCCAGGTTACATAGGGTCTGGTTAAACAAGGGATGGAGTCTCTAATAGGTATCATTTAAGGTTCCCATATGTAATAAAATTCAAAAAAGTTCTGACAGCTTATGAGAACTCCTCGTGCCAAACCTTTTCCAAGCGATGCACAGAGACTGGGTAAGCCGTTTTCAGTTGCTGTGCAAACAAAGATACGCGCAATTCTTCTAACTGCCAACGAAAAGTATCGCGTTCCGGGTTTGGCAAACCCACTTTTATTTGTTTTTGCACCGCTTGCCAATAATGCTGCCAAAGTCTATTAAGCCCCGCCACATCCGGCGTATCCGGCTTTTGTTTTTCCAGACGGAAGGCTATGGCCTTTAGGTAACGTGGCATAGCCTGTAATTGCGCAAAGGGCGTATGACGAACAAAGCCTTTATACACCAAACACGCCAGCTGCCGATTAACATCGGCTTGCAATGCTGCCGTAATGCCGGGTTGCTGCAATCGCTGCTGTATCTGTTGGTAGTTTGCCATGATTTCTGTCATTTGCTTACCCACCTCTTGTGCCAACAGTAGCAAACTAGGTTTTTGTTTCTGTAATACCATCTCAAACTGTTGTTGGGTGCGGGTACTGGACTGTTCCACAAAATTACTGCTAAAAATCTGAAATAATAAATCTTGTTTAAAATCGCCACCCGCACGATTGCTTAACAATGGATGGGCAGTTAACTGTTGATAAACTAATTGTAGCGGTGCGCTGACGTTGCTATTCTTTATTATAAACTGGGCTTCTTTTCGGCACTGTAGCTGAAACAAGCGCGTTAAACCGACAAAATGCGTAGCGTCGGCTTTAGCTTGCGTATCCATTATTTTTACACCGACACTTTCTCCCTCATCAATGATGGCAGGATAGCCGATAAAACTTTGACCTTTCTGCATAAACTGCATTGTTTCTGGTAAGTCTGCAAAAGCCCAGGCAATACAAGCGGTATATTGCATTTCTTCTTCAGCCAGTTTGGCAAAACTATCATCTGCCTTGCTGGCATATTCGGCCTGTAATTTGGCCAGATTGCGACCGTAACCCAAAGCTTTGCCTTGCTCGTCTACCACCCGAAAATTCATTTTCAAATGCTCAGGCACACTCTCCGGTTGCCATTCATTCAAGGGTATGGACTCACCGCTAATTTTGCGCAAACGACCACTTAACCAATCAAACAAGGAACCTTTAAAATCCGGTTCTATTTCCAAACATTGTTTAGCGGTTTGCGGTACCGGTACAAAATGCTTGCGTGAATGCTTGGGTAAGGCTTTAATTAAAGCCACCACTTTTTCTTCCAGCATACCCGGTACTAACCAATCGAAAGGGGTGGTACGAATTTGATTAAGTTGATGTACTGGGATAATAGCAGTAACCCCATCCTCATCATGTCCCGGCTCAAAGCGATAATGCAGTTCGATCGTTAAGTCGCCCACTTTTTTGCTGTCAGGAAAATCCCAATCGCTGATTTGTCCCTCTTCGTGACGAGTTAAGTCTGCCTTGCTTAAAAATAAAAATTGCGGCTGGGTTTTTTCTATACTTTTACGCCATTGATCCAGAGTGATGCCATTAACCACTTCAGGTGGCAGCTTTTTATCATAAAAGGCATACAACCATTGTTCATCTTCCACCAAATCGACACGTCGACCTTTGTGTTGGATATAACCCACCTCTTCCAGCAGTTTTTCATTGGCCTTATAAAAAGGCGCATTGCTATGATAATCGTGGTTAACCAGCGCATGACTAATAAACATTTGTCGTGCCGCTTTGGCATCCACATTTTCATAAGGCACTTTACGTTTGGCCTGCAAGGTTAAGCCATATAATAAGGTACGTTCATAAACACCGCTGCGACCGGCATTTTTTTCCCAATGTGGATCGTAGTAGTTATGTTTAACTAAATGTTGAGCGCAAGCTTCAACCCATTCCGGCTCTATTTTGGCTACCATGCGCGCATAGACTTTACTGGTTTCAACCTGCTCTGCAGCCATTATCCATTTCGGTTTGGCTTTATGCTGTCCGGAACCGGGAAAAATGAAAAACTTTAAGCCCCTGGCACCCAGATATTCATATTGTTCATGCCGAAATCCAATATTGGATAATAAGCCCGGTAACAAAGCGCAATGGATTTGTAAGTAATTGGCTGGATTGTCATTAAATTTAAGTTTTAAATCACCACGCACCACTTGCATGATTTGCGCATGAATATCAAACCATTCGCGCATGCGGATATAAGATAAAAAATTATCCTGACAATATTTGCGCAATTTACTGTTAGACAGGTGTTTTTTCTGCTCTTCAAACTTGGTCCAGATATTTAACAAACTTAAAAAATCGGAATCTTCTGCTTTAAATTGCGCATGCTTGGCTTCTGCTTGCGGCATTTTATCGGCTGGTTTTTCGCGCGGATCCTGAATACTCAAAGCTGAAACAATAATGGCCACTTCCGTCAAACTGGATTGCTCGGCAGCGGCTAATAGCATCCTGGCCAGTTTTGGGTCAGTCGGAATTTTCGCCAACTGCCGACCGGTTGTCGTTAGCTGACCTTGTTTATCCAACGCATCCACTTCAAACAGCGAGTTCTTGCCGTCGCGAATCATTTTGTCATCTGGCGGCTCGACAAAAGGAAAGTCTTCAATATCGCCCAGCTTTAAAGCTGCCATCTGTAAAATAACCGCCGAGAGATTGGTACGCAAAATTTCCGGTTCGGTAAATTCGGGTCGGGCGAAATAATCCTCTTTGGAATACAGGCGTATGCAAATACCTTCGGCTACCCGCCCGCAGCGCCCGGCACGTTGATTGGCACTGGCCTGCGATATACGTTCTATAGGCAGACGTTGAATTTTACTACGATGACTGTAACGACTGATGCGGGCATGACCAGAATCGATCACGCAACGGATGCCTGGCACAGTGAGTGAGGTTTCTGCCACGTTGGTGGCTAACACAATTCGTGGTTTGTTGCCTTGCGGCTTAAACACCCGGTCTTGTTCGCTTACACTCAGTTTGGAATATAAAGGTAATATTTCATAGCGATTGCTATGATGATGCTTACGCAAAGCCTCTGTGGTTTCACGAATTTCGTGCTCACCACTTAAAAAAATCAGGATATCGCCTTGAATATCCCTATGTAATTCATCCACCGCATCTAAAATGGCCTGTTGCAAATCGGCGGCCGTTTCATCGTCTTCTTCAATCAACTCTATGGGACGATAGCGA contains:
- a CDS encoding phage tail sheath subtilisin-like domain-containing protein; the encoded protein is MTQSLTYPGVYIQEISSSDHTIIGVTTAITAFIGWAPKGSISKAEAISSWSEYSRLYGGLDSRSYLGYAVNQYFENGGQQAYIVRLVDPTTATSASVTIAGMTVTASAPGSWLNGYRINIQTIANDAQRFNLHVYGAGINAPLLSSYANLSLQATDAQYVSTVIANSADIIQVTVNNASNAPVAGDYLLANGSDGSVLNPGSAQFHAALAGDGVNTGLYLLTKVDLFNLLVVPGESDPVTVNTLQAFAKQNTAFLITSSASTDTYANLSQNASPDSRLTGDNACNAAYYFPWINAPDPLQQNNLRAFPPCGFVAGIYAQIDSNNGVWKAPAGVNASIRGSSSLLETLNDQEQGVLNNKAINCLRNFPSYGMVIWGARTLQGSSSQSSEWEYIPVRRTALFIEASVKRGLQWVVFEINAEPLWAQIRLSISTFLETLFQQGAFQGQTPQQAYFVKCDQTTTSQTDINQGLVNIVIGFAPLKPAEFIVINLQQIALKPAP
- a CDS encoding HigA family addiction module antitoxin; translation: MHNPAHPGGLLREWLPENMSISATSKQLQVSRVTLSKVLNGKSGATVGKALRLSAWLNTSPEIWLNMQTQWDLWQVQPPLRRECH
- the map gene encoding type I methionyl aminopeptidase, which produces MASVILKNEKELELMRESGRLLASVFTYLDQRIKVGISTMEINDLVEDFITNTLNARPASKGQYDFPFVINTSINDVVCHGMPSATQLLKSGDIINVDITLEKNDFIADSSKMYIVGDASPIAKRLVNKTYDAMWHGIRAVKPGATLGDIGYAIQKFASSQGYSVVREYCGHGIGQEMHEGPHVLHYGKPNSGIVLQEGMTFTIEPMINQGEAKIKTKRDGWTVVTRDKKLSAQWEHTIAVTEDGYEVLTLRDEERV
- a CDS encoding ParD-like family protein — encoded protein: MGIVKISDELHEEIRKASGTMVRSINSQAEFWIKIGMLAETHPNMTYTEILREQLSLASVGLFEVSNG
- a CDS encoding arsenate reductase ArsC → MHVLFLCTGNSCRSILAEATFNHLAPTGWRALSAGSKPTGQVHPHSLALLASEGISTEGYFSKSWQDLPVTPDIVISVCGNAANETCPAYLGPVMRSHWGVEDPAHVTGSDAEIDAAFMQAYGILRYRIEQFLALPLTALQNDQAQLKKELDRIGELLP
- a CDS encoding metalloregulator ArsR/SmtB family transcription factor yields the protein MEISSAVIILAALAQDSRLAIYRTLVQSGPQGMAAGKISEATGIPPSSLSFHMKELSIANLVSSRQEGRFVIYAANFATMNALLAFMTENCCGGNPPVSLECLACPPSQD
- the arsB gene encoding ACR3 family arsenite efflux transporter, which produces MNLFERYLSLWVALCILAGIGFGQLWPEVFQSIGSLEYAQVNLPVGILIWVMIIPMLIKVDFTALHQVKTHWKGIGVTLFINWAVKPFSMALLGWLFIRHIFASYLPAEQLDSYIAGLILLAAAPCTAMVFVWSKLTDGDPLFTLTQVALNDTIMIFAFAPIVALLLGISSISVPWDTLLTSVLLYIVIPVILAQLCRKLLLKKGETAFATVMQHLGHWSMAALLITLILLFGFQGEAIIKQPLVIAILAVPILLQVFFNASLAYWLNRKVGEKHNIACPSALIGASNFFELAVATAISLFGFDSGAALATVVGVLIEVPVMLLAVVVVNASKQWYENG
- a CDS encoding rhomboid family intramembrane serine protease is translated as MIPIRDSIPCLTRPYVTWAIMVVCVVVFLAMLIMPDHMAQRILYLYGMVPIRYTHRAWAYDFGLPYDYYLSFITSLFIHGGWLHILFNLVFLWIFADNIEDLMGHGRFIVFYLLCGFLATYAQWYFSQELVIPVVGASGAIAGVLGAYFFRFPYAKVLILVPIFFYPLFFEIPAVAFLGFWVILQLQEISTAAMFAGAATSSAWWSHLGGFAAGALLYRFFIKSNSATVEE
- the hrpA gene encoding ATP-dependent RNA helicase HrpA gives rise to the protein MDYPEQLNQLSLRIEQCMSVDKHGLKRQVQRLRGELKKVKQPESLLNALATKIEQSQARCQQRRATVPQINYPDLPVTAKKDEIAALIQQHQVTIICGETGSGKTTQLPKICLEIGRGVSGLIGHTQPRRIAARTVADRIAEELGQTIGQAVGYKVRFYDKTHEQSLVKLMTDGILLAESQHDPYLNQYDTLIIDEAHERSLNIDFLLGYLKWLLPKRPDLKLIITSATIDPERFSNHFNQAPIVNVSGRTFPVDIRYRPIELIEEDDETAADLQQAILDAVDELHRDIQGDILIFLSGEHEIRETTEALRKHHHSNRYEILPLYSKLSVSEQDRVFKPQGNKPRIVLATNVAETSLTVPGIRCVIDSGHARISRYSHRSKIQRLPIERISQASANQRAGRCGRVAEGICIRLYSKEDYFARPEFTEPEILRTNLSAVILQMAALKLGDIEDFPFVEPPDDKMIRDGKNSLFEVDALDKQGQLTTTGRQLAKIPTDPKLARMLLAAAEQSSLTEVAIIVSALSIQDPREKPADKMPQAEAKHAQFKAEDSDFLSLLNIWTKFEEQKKHLSNSKLRKYCQDNFLSYIRMREWFDIHAQIMQVVRGDLKLKFNDNPANYLQIHCALLPGLLSNIGFRHEQYEYLGARGLKFFIFPGSGQHKAKPKWIMAAEQVETSKVYARMVAKIEPEWVEACAQHLVKHNYYDPHWEKNAGRSGVYERTLLYGLTLQAKRKVPYENVDAKAARQMFISHALVNHDYHSNAPFYKANEKLLEEVGYIQHKGRRVDLVEDEQWLYAFYDKKLPPEVVNGITLDQWRKSIEKTQPQFLFLSKADLTRHEEGQISDWDFPDSKKVGDLTIELHYRFEPGHDEDGVTAIIPVHQLNQIRTTPFDWLVPGMLEEKVVALIKALPKHSRKHFVPVPQTAKQCLEIEPDFKGSLFDWLSGRLRKISGESIPLNEWQPESVPEHLKMNFRVVDEQGKALGYGRNLAKLQAEYASKADDSFAKLAEEEMQYTACIAWAFADLPETMQFMQKGQSFIGYPAIIDEGESVGVKIMDTQAKADATHFVGLTRLFQLQCRKEAQFIIKNSNVSAPLQLVYQQLTAHPLLSNRAGGDFKQDLLFQIFSSNFVEQSSTRTQQQFEMVLQKQKPSLLLLAQEVGKQMTEIMANYQQIQQRLQQPGITAALQADVNRQLACLVYKGFVRHTPFAQLQAMPRYLKAIAFRLEKQKPDTPDVAGLNRLWQHYWQAVQKQIKVGLPNPERDTFRWQLEELRVSLFAQQLKTAYPVSVHRLEKVWHEEFS